From the Euwallacea fornicatus isolate EFF26 chromosome 10, ASM4011564v1, whole genome shotgun sequence genome, the window ATTTTATAGTATCGTGATATGTTGGCCTTAACCGAATTAATTAAGAGAAATTGAGTTGGAAAACGAAGACAGGTTGCACCAAAATAggcaaaatcgaaataaatttaattacgctttcattcattttaataagtttGAAGACTGCGAGAAAAACGTTAATGAGCTCTGAAAGTTGGATGAAAAAGCATGAGACAAAAATGACGAAATGTGGgaagaaacaataaaaaacaaagaaaacccaaaatatttcagttgtTTTTGACACTGTTGGttcattttattacaattttgtgTTCGAATAAATTGCATCTGACATtcttttcaagatttcaagcaaattttgtcaattggcaattttcgcttttaaattgtttataaagaACTGTCGCGATTCCTGTAAAGGAAAAAGTCGGTGCATGGGATGGaagccttaaaaaaaatagagccCTCCTTAATCCTATGAAACGCATTATACTGAACTGCCagaaaaaatttcactaaTATCTTTGCCTTTGTGAAGGAAACCGAAAAGAATCCTTTCTTTTCTTTCGTTTGCTACTGTGCTTTGTGTGTCAGGTGATTGTGAATAAAAGACATACTTAAATGGGGCCAATTCTTTGTAATGCTGATGGCATTTTGAAGGACGGATACAAGGTATATGGCttagaaattttgctttattttacTTAAACAACCTTCGGAAAGATGACCAGTAAGTCAACTTGACAGTGGTAACCCAATCACTGTGATCGCGCACTGAGGATACGTTTTTTGACTACGTGTAAATTCACGTGAACCCAATTCAAAATTAGTGCACCCTGAATGGGTGGCCCCAAAAACGTATATGATTGGCGACTTCGAGTGTTTGCGAAATGCGAACTGAGACCGGCCATATGGTCACAAGATCTACTCTACGTGTCCAACATGTTACCACATGtcacaataaaacaaacacaGTTAAAAAGTCGCCTATGTGCCGCACTAGTTGCTACGACTTGACAACGTTGCTTCTTTACCTTTTCTGGCGGCGCTCTTAACAACGGCCGCACTCAGACATAGTGGGCCGTGAAATTGCGTTTTAGCGTAATTACGCAACATCGACGAGCTCCGAAACAGAACGAATCAGAGGCCAACGCGACGCTGCGTAACTACGTAATACGTAAATATAGGCATTTTGCGGTGTTCGGTGACGTGCGAAGCATTCCTTTTCGAGATTTTGTTATATGGTTATAATGGCCATGATTTACAAACCTTTGGTGAATCCTACAGCTTTGATTGAGGAGGTGAGGAAACGGCCATGTCTGTACGACAACCGGAGCGGGCATGGGAATCACATGTTGAAAAATGCGGCCTGGGGCGAGATCGGAGGCGTCCTGTTCGACGATAAATGGCAGGAATACACTCCTGCGGAGAAGGATTTGCGaggtaatattaaaattgaggACCTagtttgtttacaaatttacattttattcaaaattatcgTAGTTAATTTAGAAAACTCACGGTTAAACCGGACGATCCACAGGAtccttattttttctaaaattcagaGATAGCACCTGTCTATCATTATTCTGGCTACCAGCGTGACCAGATTTCGCCCTCCTGTAAAACCTCTGCAACATTAACATGACAATAACGAAAATATTCTTGATTATTTTAACggtttttgagacattttcACGGCCTTGTTGTTGCAGTTAAAGATATGCAAGTTAAATGGAAATCAATCAGGGACAACTTCGCCAGACAATTGCGCTTTCAAGACCAGGCCAAAAGTGTTCCCAATTATTCAAATTCGACCAAAAAGTATATGTTCATGGATCAGCTATCTTTCCTGCAACCGTACATCCACAAAAGGTAAGAAAGTAGAATAACGTTTCTTTCATCTTTCCTGGCATCTCTCGCCTCTGAGGAATGGCAACATTGCAATATTCCATTTTCTTTCCTCCCCCGGAGTTACAACTTCAAGTTCATCACAAACATCACTTTGACGTTGTTATTAATTCATATTCTAGAGAAAACAGAATCACCTTCTCCGACGACAGCAAAGACAGTGCCGGAACAGATTCTGAAGGGAGCCTAGGAGTGGCGGAGCCGAAGCCTCTCACGTCATCCGGTGACTTCTTGGAGATGTCATCGGCCTCCCCATCTCAAATGCAATTTGTCTCCATTCAACCCAAACCATTCGTTGCTGGGACTCTAACTCCCGTCGAGCTCAACTCAGGTTTGAGCTTCGGAGAGGAGCCGCCCATGAAGAAAATGGCCAAGTGCTTGGAGGAGTTGGTCGGCCTTCAAAAGGAGCAGAAGGGGGACGATCCCATGGGGAATAGGAAGTTTTTGCTCTCGTTGTTGCCCTTCATGAAGAAATTGCCTGATGACGTCAACTTGGAGGTGCGACTGCAATTGATGAGCGTGCTAGAGACTTATACTTCCTCGAAGAATGTTCTCAGTGGTCAGTGATGGTGGTAGAGATAGAATTGTGGAATAAACGTTAGGTTGTAAGAAACAAATAAACGTGTTACGGTACTGAGCATTGTAATGATAAGGAGTCAGGAAGAGGCCAGACAGGAATAACCGATTAAGTTGGAGATAAGGCTGTCGCAGATACTCGTGTCGTGTGAAATTGGACTAGAAAATATGGCCTGCTTTAGTTGGGAACTATACACTTTGAAACTGAAACGCGAACTCAAACTTTAAccatgtgtttttttttttctccttcCAGTTTCAGGATTAGATTTATAGCCCACTTTTTGCTCCCCCTACAGACGAAATTTGAccataataattttagttgGGTCTGGCCAAACCGGTCGGCAGTCCGTATTATAAAATTCCAAGTTGCTTGGGATCCGTTTGATAAACTGTTCGCTCGGGACCCCAAAGCGGCCTGTCAAGTGTCAGGCTCGGAGAACGAACGAAAAACAGACTCAGTCAGGAGAAAAAGAGATCGCGACCAACGAGAATCGAGATCTTGAATTTTATTAGCTTCAAACTTTCTTcattaacttttttccaaactttggCTCCCTAAAATCATCTTACTGCGAGCGTGAGGTGAGGTGGCGATATCGCACGCGATTTAGAGCCGAAAGGAGCGGTCTGCCGGTCGGGTGTGGTAAAAAGTCTTATCGCACACGAGAGGAAGTCGCATGTGTTagtgtcaaaaattttgtggaCAATGTCGAGCAGTGGCCATAAAAATGCCTGCGGTAAATCCATGAAGGAGCTAACCCCAACTGAACAACTCTTGGGAAAAGAAATCGATTAAGGCCTAACACGCACTTGCGATTTTCGGCCGTGCGACTGTTTAGTCGCAGAAACGCaacgtatatttttttacagagtgtcccaaaaataaaatgacaaatttaaaGGGCGGTGAGGGACATTGATACATAATCTTTTcgtaaataaacatatgtctgcgaaataaaaaaaaaacgttaatttttcatttgaagaacttGCCAACACGCTCCTATGGAGATACAGAGGAGGTGTTGCAGTCTGGCCCGCGCACTCTCCTGATCTCAACACTCTGGATCTTTTCCGTTGGGGTTATCTTAAATCTCTGGTTTACCAAATACGTATTCGTAACGAGGAAAAACTCCTAGCCAGAATAATGGCCAGATGCGCACATCTAGAAGCTATTCTCGCAATATTGCATCCTCGAGTCCGCAGTGCAATCTGTATATTCAAGCAAATGggcaacattttgaacaattattgtaAACCATCCTTAATACATTAACAAAGCGATGTTTAACGAGGGCAAAAAGTTATTGGAACGACCGAAACCATATTGTTTTTTCTACGCAAACGGCTCGTTTGCCGGCATAcgtttgtttaagaaaaaagtttgtgtTGACGTCACGCACCACCCCTGAAATTTTATCGgttaatttttgggacactctgtgtAGTTGCGCGtactttccataaaaaaaccGCAACGACTAAAAAGTTGCAACGCGACCTGTTTTTCTTGCCACTCGATTGTTGCAAGTTAAAGTAAAACATTCATAGATCAGCTTCAACACTTTTTAGTGCTTTGGCAGCCAAAGTGACTTTAGATCTGAATTTCGACTATAGTTCGATAACAATGTCGGAACGctcgaatttaatttttgttgttatcgacagtgaaaaattattgctcGTGGTAGAAAGGAgacaggaaaaaaatcaaaggaacGAACGTTCTCCTGGTATTGCAGCTTTCCTCCTTCTAGTGTTTTGGCGAGTTAGTTGAGGCCCCATTAGTCTAAGCAGTTCATTAAAAGTATTTGCACTCATACGATAAAACTGGAAGAATTTTAGCGAATATTCTATTAGCACGTGACGAAGTGTATGAAACTGCCCTTTTAGCAATCTGCTGCTCACAATTGGATGCACCCAATAGcccttttgcttttttttccatttccagcACTTATCTCTTCGAATTCCATTTTGCTATTGTGGCGCGAcaaaaaaagttgcaaaatgTGCGCAGAGGTTCAACATCAGTCTTGTCCATTTCAGCCGCATTACTTGAACGTTTGCAACTTTCAACaactaaaatatgaaaatcttGAAAGATTCAGTCTAAGTTCCATATGTAGAATCTCGTCGATCAGACGAAATTCAGGTAAGTCGCTGACTGAAGGCCAGGTAGAAATCACACGCACCACACTGGAGACTTGGGAGGTCATAGTTATATAATTTCCTCAGCATTTATgcaagaaataataataaatttcaggTTTTATGATAGCATCGCCCGTTTTAACGTGGAAATCTTCTGATCGAGAAAACCGACCAAGGTGACACCGATACGAGGCAGCGCTGATGCAATCGGACGCCCGCAAAGTTGTTCCAATCGGGTTTTGCATAGAAAAACTGACGCTATCGCATTATTCATCTCAGCTTACTGACAAACAACCAATCGCGACTTTGAGTAATTCATATAAATTTTGCTGCATTTGACCAGTTAGAGACAGATGAGCTTTAAATAGTCGCGATTCACACCGAAAGTACTACTCTCCCTCCCTCCACATTAACGTCACTCACGGTTCCTTCTAGTATACAATCGACAATGAAAATGTCCTATTCCGCCCCCAAAAAAAGATCACCCTCTgcgcaaaaattaaatatttcttttccaTTACCCACATCAAGGTCCGTTCAATGTGTCCACATTAGGCCGATTGTAAGGAATTATGTAAATTCATTTGGGAGGACCCTTTATGCCAAATCTCCCTTCTTTTGCGCTTCAGGTGTTTGGCCATTGTGCATCAAGcggaaaaatatcaaaaacgaaAGCCGACTGGTCTTCGTTCTTCAAATCACCCCTCGGAGAAGAATGATGGGAAGGGAAGATCGTGGACTCACCGTATAATTCGGATGAGCAGGGTGGTATTTTAAAGAGAGAAAGAGTATAAGGAAAACTGTTCTTGATGCTTGGATTGGAACcgacaatataaaaaattcccAGAAAGAAGAAATGTTTGCCCagcacatttttttgtaattaaatacaTCGCAGGTAGTAAGCTGACGTTCaaattgagtaattttttgACGTCATGTAGACGTTTTAGAAATAACGTGATAATAACGTTATTTCTTAGATCCAGTTGTGCACCCCTAGAGCTTAAACTTGAACTGCggttaaatttcatatttgacaTATATTccattgtttatttatcaaaatcttTAGAGTTCGAACTAAAATGATAAAACTCCGCCTCGGCCATGCAACAATAAATATAGTGCTTggttaatatatatttattagcattttaactgttttttaaCACTTTCGGGGTCGctgattatatttaattatttcaaatagctAATTTATAAATGTAAGGTGATTTACAGGataacgaaatatttttatgattatttaaaggaaattaacAGAGCGACAAAGTCGCTTAAATAGAGAAGGGATGGCAGTGATTATGAGGCCAATTTAAggtattttccattattttgagAAACGTTGTgtataaattatcaaaatatcgATTTATTAATCAACTTAGTTGAATTATTACTGGATTTAGAGACGTAAATTTACAGGTTGAAGAACGTTATCCATATTACCAATCAAGATGAATCAGATTGACTGTATCGatcgtaacttttgagacacgGCATAAACTTAGTTTCTGCAACAGGGTAAGACTGCAAACGCGTTCTCGATGACCACCACCACTGGATTGACGACCGCACCGGGAATTGCGTTAAACTCCTTGGATTTGCTGGAGCTTCCAGTCTGAATCAAAAGGGACCCAGAGAGATCAAACAGATCCCACAAGGGGATCCAGGTTGAAAGCAAAAACTGGGCCAGTCGGTCATCCAAAAGTTGCGTGAAAATTTTAGACTGCAATCTGTTAGCAGCAACGAATTATGTACAGGGTTGATCAACGGACACGACTTgctgcttttatttaaaaaaaaaagaaaaactttaaatacgAAATTTGTAGGATTTATCCTTTATTAGCAGAAAATGTTACGCTACACAACACATAAATAttgcaaagttaaaaaagtcacaaagcCTGTAAGTTTATAATGGACCCTgcgtattttataaaaattgaatagacctttattttctgatttaaaaaatatataatagatTAACATTTGGTTTAACCATTTTTGCGGTATTTGCGTTTAAACATCGGgattatattgtttttttaaatcgaggTTGACATGAATAAACAAATAGGTCGAACGTCATTAGTAATCATTATTTACCCAGCTGTCACATTTTCTTCATTCCATCCGGAAAGTGAATTGCAGAGAGAAGGAGAAAAGTTATAACTAATTCGCCTGTGTtacaaaacaacaataatgTTGCTCAAGTGCAAATAGAGTATCAGCGCATGCGTATCCACATGTCAGTTTCTCCTAGTTCCacgttttactttttatttttttattttatttaataatcaaaaacaatTGTTTAGAACATTGTGTAAAAACGCGAAAACTCAGCTATAAGCACTTGAATACTATGTATTTTCTGGCAAGTTAACAAATATgccgttttatttaaattaatcaagttatagtcacttaaagtactcgtTTGATTAGTTTTAAAGTTTGGGCACCCGGTACAACATGACGTGtttttgggatataaagtACGATCTCTTGTCACACGcaactgtaaattacgcttacacaacttaaatacttttcaaatattttaaacttgaaaattatgtaaaattttcataaaatccaaattatttaaaaaatcgtaaattttagCTATTCTAAACCTTAATAGACCAGACACTTATTTTCATTGAAGAGTCGaacaatgcaataatatacaggaggtttcataaaaaaacctAACTTTAATTCTTTCAGGGcttttgggacaccttgtatattataaaaataattttgaaaggtGACCGTAACAGACCCTCATATAGCCTAAAAGTAATATCTCTCGGAAGCCTTGTATTTTGGTCACAATATTCCGTGCCATAGAGCGCGAACAGTCCTGTATAATAACAGTAGTAGGACCTGTCTAAATATACGGATCAACCCTCTACACACGCACGTCATTTGCACACTTATGTGAATGTGAAAAGTGCACATTCACACATCCTATGGCGGCCGTTTCTCTTCGCATTTCAATTCTTAATACAGAATCGTAATGTACAGGGTCCAGGAATAGTCCGTCACCCTTCGATAGCTCGACGGCTTAAGCATTACATTCGAGTGTTGATCCATGTAATGCAGACCTCATTTTAAGCAAATGCTTTTACATGTGCAGAATACACGGTGGTCTAAAAATGTGGTAAATGtgaattatacattttttatttatcgttCCCCGGATGATTTCGGTAAAGCGATAAAATGCTAATCTATGTGGCTATCTTAAATGCCATTTGCGTGAAAGCCTTAGGATATACACAATGATGCCTATGGGTCGTTACGTTCGGCAGGGATCGTCAtctgcattttaaaaaaatcaatctgcatgtttttcttttccattTACATAGGAACCATGGTTTCACGGAGAGTGCTGTAAAATATGTCAGATTTGAAGGACGTTTCCATGTActcaaaattattcttttacatccaacaacaaaaaatttctcaaactcACTTCATAAACTAAATTTACCCAAGCACAAtggttaattaattaaaaagcctCGTGTTCGTGTCTGTTTTCTCGAAATATGCACACAATAATAAGTTACTTtctaaataatgttaaatttttataaaagctAACGAACTTCGCGAATGGGACCTACAAGAACTGTTGCATCAATGAAAGTCGcacattttttgtgaaatcaatttcaatatGAGGCGACTCTAAAGGCACGAAATGCGGCATTGTTTGTAAAAGACAAGctcaaataatgtttatacAAGAAACTAGTTCTTAGCGAGGTCGGGCAGTCATATGCCtgttttattatgtttattagtTAATGTTTGTAATATAAGTTGTGcaatagaaataaaactttatagtCACGAGAAAGTGCGTTTTTCCTCGTCCCAAAACTTCAATGCTGCAGAACAGAAATTATTGTCATCATTAAACATGCtcgcatgtttttttttccttaaattagACGTTCAATAATTTAAGTTCTTGCTGCGCAACTcgttttagagatttttttcattaatgtttaatttaacactAATTAACTCCAAAAATTCTTGTGTTCGGTTACGGTGCTGGCTATTGAAATAAACATTCAACGTGTGCAGCAACGGGTACCGCAGGATTTTTCAGCTTATTTTACACGCAGATGTTGAGTGTTTTTAAACGCAAGACGTAACAGAAGCTACACTGCAATAATAAACCTAATCGAAAAggaataataaagaattttgaGTGATAAATTTGTGGACTGAACGTTTCCAATTAACACTCTAGTGCATCAAATTGTATGCGTACGAGTGAATCGATGTTTAGGCGATCTCTAATTCTTACGAACaagttgttttcgaaaaaCGTTTTTGATTATGTTTAATCTGTGGCACCTTCAAAGgtataattcaatttatttattgtatttcgCTGACAATGCGCAAGCGAGCTTATTTAGATGCAACGAATTcttaaaccaaaaaatatttccattcgACATTAATAGAACTTCATGATATTCACATCACAAAATTGACTTTTCGTGCTGTATGAGACAAAGAAATGCCTAAAAATGTAATTCGTCAATATGTCTCCTGAAAATGTAGGAAGAGGATAGCATGACCGCATGaccttaataaaatattcgtGACGAGAACTTGGAACGATCAGCGATAATCGCTGAAAGTCAAAGGACCAAATCTGACCAAAAAGAGATTGAGATCAAAGGGGTCCTTTATGAGGTATTTAAGCAAAACGGAATTCGCAATTAGCAATCGATGCATTTTTCGAATGTTACTATGAATTGCGCGAATGCCCGTGAATTTCGTAAGGTAAGGACAATTACAGCTcgtcaattcaaatttacaaaCACACGTTTACGTACGATTTTAAATagctttataaaaaaatcactccTCACCGATTTGGATTTTCCACGGATGGCTCCTTTCCCTGTTCAAACGTCGCTCAAGAGTAGCAGTGACCATTGGTCGAATTATCGAAAACTaccaaaatttcgtttaacaCTTAGACGTTTAAGTTGTGTGAGTTAATTTTAGGTCTTCGATCATCTCTACCTTACGAAATTTATATTCGAACCTGATTCACCGTCCGTAACATTCGACACACCCATTTGCGCCTGATTCCCAATTCCAACTTGCTTAAATATCTCATAAAGTATTCCTTTTCTGCCTTTTGAAGAGGATTGGTTCTCTTCTTTTGGCAATTATCGCTGGTCATTCCGAATTCTTGCCACGCATATCTGTATTTCTGACCCTTCGGTCACTGCGGATGATAGCTCTCTATCTAATCTATATCTAATGATATTGGGTGGGAAAGACAAATTAAGGGCAAGTTAACAGCTACCTTATTCTTAGACTTTCAGGAGGCATATTGatggattttatttttagacatttttatgCCCCGTGCAGTATGAAGAGTCAATTTTGTGGGCAGCAACACCGACGGCCttaaaaatcatgaaatttcaattgatGATGGGTTAAGCCCTTTCTAATTTTAAGGCTTTCTCTGAATCTATATAAACTTGTCTGAATATCGAGTTATCAACAAAATCTGCCCAATGTTCcaatttgtaattttgcaGATGATCTAGATTAAGCGCCATCAAAAATGGTGCCACATAACGGTGTAAAATACATtatgctgcaataaattttagatgaattaaatatttatcttaCATCATTAttcataagaatttttttttttttgaaaaattataaaccgTCCGAAGATTTAGTTGTTAGGAATCATATTGATTGGTTTATGGCATTAAATATATTGATTATTCATTCAGTTAACGCTGCTGTTATTTTTCGGTATTCTACCTTTGCAATGATCTTAACGCATCACCGTTTTCTCCCATTTAATCACGCGTCTCAATCGTATCTGTTACCGTTTACGAGATCCCCATGCTGAGCGTCCTTATTTTGGAAACGCTGTATATAgggcaaataataatttactaatttagaatataatattttcatcagGAGTAACTAATTACAAAACATCTCTCCCTTGGAATGTTGTTTTTCGCTTAAAACTGCCGATTAGTACCTCTAGTGATTAGTTTGAATTACTATCATTTAAAAGACGCGTCCAAAATCATACGACTAAGTACCGAAGTGACCTCTTACCTCGGAAGCAGGAGGAGATTTGATAACCATACCACATAGACGTATACagggtaatttaaatttgctgcTCACCAACGGGATCTCGAAACCATAAAAGGAACGAGGTTGTTTCCGTGATAACATTCATGTCTGAGCAGTGTTTCACTAttttatttaccaaaaatcTATTTTGCACTatattatgtttgtttttactaCATGCGTCCCTCATATCAAATGCTCTCCAAAAAAGCgataaaaaaagttcaggtcggtatttaaaaaaattaggttgATGACGGTTGCCAAATTCCGAAACGTAGCATTTAAAATCAAACGATTCCATCTTGGAAAGGAGCAAAAGTGCCCACGGGGAaacgaaattgattttaattaacttaaataaaatcgatttgtgcaaatttcatttttttttcaattatattcggaagtaatcggaattttccaaactttaaaaaggcatttaacaaagcttgaaaatgcGTGACTTGGTCCGAATTTAAGTGACCGCGTATCTTCTATGGTTTCCCAGATTTCGATGGTGAgaagcaaatttaaattaccctgtatacatCTTATTATGTTTGTCTAATCGATTTATTTTGTGAGGCGAATTATATTATTGATCCACAAATTTTCGATATATCGTGCAAAGTTATCGAGGAAACGAAATTAACCTATTACCCTTTGGAAATTCGTGAAGAAGTgacgtttttcttttatcaacTGATTTAGATTCTATGTCGactttaaataaatcagtATGAGAGTGAGGTGACACAGTAAGCCTAAATTTCACTGGGAAAAACGGGACATTTCCaagttttttgagttttttcaaGTACTGATTTTCTCTTAAGTGGACTGATTTGAGGACCCAGTTGACGTCATAGATTTTAGTATTGGCATTTGTTTGGAAGCCtcctttatacagggtatatCGTAAATACACCTACAAACTTTTAGGAGATGTAGAGCtcc encodes:
- the LOC136341590 gene encoding uncharacterized protein isoform X2 encodes the protein MLKNAAWGEIGGVLFDDKWQEYTPAEKDLRVKDMQVKWKSIRDNFARQLRFQDQAKSVPNYSNSTKKYMFMDQLSFLQPYIHKRENRITFSDDSKDSAGTDSEGSLGVAEPKPLTSSGDFLEMSSASPSQMQFVSIQPKPFVAGTLTPVELNSGLSFGEEPPMKKMAKCLEELVGLQKEQKGDDPMGNRKFLLSLLPFMKKLPDDVNLEVRLQLMSVLETYTSSKNVLSGQ
- the LOC136341590 gene encoding uncharacterized protein isoform X1, which codes for MVIMAMIYKPLVNPTALIEEVRKRPCLYDNRSGHGNHMLKNAAWGEIGGVLFDDKWQEYTPAEKDLRVKDMQVKWKSIRDNFARQLRFQDQAKSVPNYSNSTKKYMFMDQLSFLQPYIHKRENRITFSDDSKDSAGTDSEGSLGVAEPKPLTSSGDFLEMSSASPSQMQFVSIQPKPFVAGTLTPVELNSGLSFGEEPPMKKMAKCLEELVGLQKEQKGDDPMGNRKFLLSLLPFMKKLPDDVNLEVRLQLMSVLETYTSSKNVLSGQ